Below is a genomic region from Rana temporaria chromosome 3, aRanTem1.1, whole genome shotgun sequence.
CCCTTCTCTCACACACAAAGAAGAGCTGCTGCTCCGATGAAAACCCTTTGGATGTTTTCAATGCAGgaaatatggtgttttttttacaacaaatcaTTTAAACTCAGCTTGGATACTTACTGGGATTACAAAAGGACTTGATTCTCAGAAGAGGGATTAAGACATGGACTGCAAATGTTCCTCAAATGCTTGGAAATGGCAAGTAGCTTTCTCCCTTCTCCTTTGTAGCTGGGGCTGGGTCTCTGGGCAGCTTCATTATACTGTTGCAGAGGAGTCAGATCCAGGGACTGTTGTGGGGAACATAGCTCAGGATCTGGGCTTAAACCTGCCAGATATTAATAAAAGGAGACTGAGTCTAGGATCTGAAGaaagcagtaaatattttaacatTGACCAGAAACGTGGAGCTCTGATTATACAGGAGAGGATTGATAGGGAGAGCCTGTGTGGGTCCGGCTCCAGCTGTTTGCTGCATTTAGAGGTTGTAGCTGAGAATCCTCTGGAGCTGTTCAGCCTGGAAATTGAGATtttggacattaatgataattatcCTATTTTTTCTGTTACTGTTCAGGAAATAAAAATTACAGAGATATTTACAAGTCCTGGAGTAAGATTTTCCTTACCCACTGCTAAAGACttggatgtggggaaaaatggtGTGAGACATTATAGCTTGAATCAAAATCCTTATTTTTCTTTATCAGAAAAATATCGTAATGATGGGGTTTTGATTGCAGAATTGGTACTAGAGAAAAATCTGGACAGAGAAGAGAAATCAGAACACAAGCTTATTCTGTCTGCCATTGATGGAGGAGAACCTCCCCGATCAGGATCTACTCAGATTAATATTATTGTTTTAGATATTAATGACAATGCACCAATGTTTGATCAGGCAAGCTATAAGGTAGGGGTAATGGAAAATATACCTCTAAACACAGTTATTATAAAGCTAAATGCCACAGACCTGGATGAGGGTGCGAATAGTGAAATATTATATTCATTTGATGATCATACAGCAGATTCTGCAAGGGAAATATTTGATTTAAATGAAAACACTGGAGAAATATTTACTAAAGGGGCTGTAGACTTTGAAGTTGCAACATCCTATGAATTATATGTGAAGGCTATAGATAAAGGATCACCTAAACTAGAGGGACGTTGTGTTGTTCAGGTTGAAGTGCAAGATGTGAATGATAATGTACCAGATATTATATTTACTTCTAAAAATAATGAGGTCCCTGAAAATGCCCCAGTAGGGACTGTTGTTGGGTTTATTACAGTCAGAGACAGGGATTCTGGTAAAAATGGGGAAGTTATATTAAAAATATCATCAAACTTGCCTTTTAAATGCCAGCCCATGTCAAACCGTTATACATTGGTCACTAGTGGACATCTGGACAGGGAGAAAGTCTCACAATATACTATTACACTGATCGCTTCTGACCTGGGCTTTCCTTCTTTAAGCAGCCAGACTACAATTGTCATTAATATTTCTGATGTTAATGATAATCCTCCAGCATTTCTACAGTCTGCTTACAATGCCTTCATATCAGAAAACAATGAGCCCGGCAGACTGTTGTGTACAGTATCTGCTGGAGATCCAGATGAAGGAGATAATGCAAAGCTCATTTACTCCATAGCAGAGAGCCACATAGACGGCTCTCCTGTCTCTTCATTTGTCTACATTAACTCAGACACTGGTAATATTTATGCCCAGCGCTCCTTTGACTATGAACAGTTCCAAGTTCTGCAGATCACTGCGAGAGTGGAAGATTCTGGATCCCCAAAGCTGTCTTCCAATGTTTCAGTCTTCATATTTATTCAGGATACAAATGACAATTATCCCTCTATATTATACCCAGAGAGCTCAGGGGAAGTCATGGCACAAGAGACCATTCCCAGATCTGCGTCTGCTGGCTATTTGGTCAGTAAAGTATCTGCAGTAGATTTGGATTCTGGGCACAATGCCTGGCTCACCTATAGTCTTCTTCAGTCTGGCAGTCCAGCTTTGTTTCACATCTCTGAATATACTGGAGAAGTCAGAACTCTGCGAGGATTACAGGAGACTGATAACGCAGAATATAAACTTGTCATTTCTGTCAGTGACCATGGGGAGCCTTCACTGTCCTCTACAGTCACTCTGATTGTAAATGTCATGGAGAATATTGCTCAGGAAAGTCCAAAGTCTCATGATTTTCTTACAAATTCTAAATCAGCACCAAATATGACATTATATCTTATCATTTCCCTAGTAGCCATCAGTTTGGTTTCCTTGGTAACATTTGTCATATTATTGGTAAGGTGCCTTAGAAAGAATTATGACAGCGGTTGTGGTTCTTGTTTTCCGAACAAATCTCTTCCCGTGTCCTATATGGATCAGTATAAACCAACACTTTACATGAACGCAGATGGGACATTGAAGTACATGGAAGTGAGGATGGCTCCTCCAGAACCTCCAGGATCTTGTTATCCACCTTGTTTTCCTGCAACAGCAAATATTCCCGCCACAACCCTTGCAAAATATCAAAATAATCCTCAAATAGCAGAGCCTAACCCCACTTCTGACAGCTGGTTTAGTGAAACACATCAGGTGAGATGGCTGTAGTTTTTGCTGTACAAAACTCatttaaaatgtttatatttggCTGTGTAATTTTTAAGctgat
It encodes:
- the LOC120932487 gene encoding protocadherin gamma-C5-like isoform X19, translated to MDCKCSSNAWKWQVAFSLLLCSWGWVSGQLHYTVAEESDPGTVVGNIAQDLGLNLPDINKRRLSLGSEESSKYFNIDQKRGALIIQERIDRESLCGSGSSCLLHLEVVAENPLELFSLEIEILDINDNYPIFSVTVQEIKITEIFTSPGVRFSLPTAKDLDVGKNGVRHYSLNQNPYFSLSEKYRNDGVLIAELVLEKNLDREEKSEHKLILSAIDGGEPPRSGSTQINIIVLDINDNAPMFDQASYKVGVMENIPLNTVIIKLNATDLDEGANSEILYSFDDHTADSAREIFDLNENTGEIFTKGAVDFEVATSYELYVKAIDKGSPKLEGRCVVQVEVQDVNDNVPDIIFTSKNNEVPENAPVGTVVGFITVRDRDSGKNGEVILKISSNLPFKCQPMSNRYTLVTSGHLDREKVSQYTITLIASDLGFPSLSSQTTIVINISDVNDNPPAFLQSAYNAFISENNEPGRLLCTVSAGDPDEGDNAKLIYSIAESHIDGSPVSSFVYINSDTGNIYAQRSFDYEQFQVLQITARVEDSGSPKLSSNVSVFIFIQDTNDNYPSILYPESSGEVMAQETIPRSASAGYLVSKVSAVDLDSGHNAWLTYSLLQSGSPALFHISEYTGEVRTLRGLQETDNAEYKLVISVSDHGEPSLSSTVTLIVNVMENIAQESPKSHDFLTNSKSAPNMTLYLIISLVAISLVSLVTFVILLVRCLRKNYDSGCGSCFPNKSLPVSYMDQYKPTLYMNADGTLKYMEVRMAPPEPPGSCYPPCFPATANIPATTLAKYQNNPQIAEPNPTSDSWFSETHQQAQPNADWRISQAQRPGPSGAQPTEEAGVWPNNQFETERLQAMILASANEAAEGTSGLGGSTGTMGLSARYGPQFTLQHVPDYRQNVYIPGSTLTPTNAAGKRDGKGGGNKKKSGKKDKK